Proteins from a genomic interval of Gluconacetobacter diazotrophicus PA1 5:
- a CDS encoding outer membrane beta-barrel protein gives MTEPAQVRALEEYAPLGLRYGPLRIDADAAESIGYDSDIARLANGTGGVMETTHARLAGAAVWQRDQVHAEISVDDYRFPSQSIQNRTNWTVGLGAVHDFGHDRLGMAYTHLSLVQTPMDLGALILSRPIPYQYDDVRLSYTATTHGRFSFIPEAGINRYNFDRVVLVPGQLDQTYRNRATITEGVTGRYDLAGTTQILVILQGTEIRYLDRTPGVPSRDSNGVSAMAGMDFGLSGPLRFRALVGYQTRVYRSSLYQRITSPIAEAELGWNPTRLTTMTLSVRHGIEDGAFENVVGFSYTSAQIGVRHNYGRNLVLNAQAGIEKADYSAASGVLRNTILDQIASNQTVYNIGAGAQWLLNRHLSVTLNYNFSSQKTVGYRTFSDHTVLLSAHLAL, from the coding sequence ATGACCGAGCCGGCACAGGTTCGCGCGCTGGAAGAATACGCGCCGCTTGGCCTTCGTTACGGCCCCCTGCGTATAGACGCCGACGCGGCGGAGTCGATCGGCTATGATTCCGATATCGCCCGCCTAGCGAACGGAACCGGCGGCGTCATGGAAACGACGCATGCCCGGCTGGCAGGGGCGGCCGTATGGCAGCGCGACCAGGTCCATGCCGAAATATCCGTCGACGATTACCGCTTTCCATCCCAGTCCATACAGAACCGTACAAACTGGACGGTCGGCCTGGGCGCGGTGCATGATTTCGGCCACGACCGGCTGGGCATGGCCTACACCCATCTGTCGCTGGTCCAGACACCGATGGACCTCGGCGCGCTGATCCTCAGCCGTCCCATACCCTATCAGTATGACGACGTCCGCCTCAGCTATACGGCGACGACCCACGGGCGCTTCAGCTTCATTCCCGAAGCCGGTATCAACCGTTACAATTTCGACCGTGTCGTTCTTGTTCCGGGCCAACTCGACCAGACCTATCGCAACAGGGCCACGATCACCGAGGGCGTGACCGGTCGGTACGACCTTGCCGGGACGACCCAGATTCTCGTGATTCTGCAGGGGACGGAAATCCGCTATCTGGACCGTACCCCGGGCGTTCCGTCCCGCGATTCAAACGGTGTGTCGGCGATGGCCGGCATGGATTTCGGCCTGTCGGGGCCACTTCGCTTCCGTGCCCTGGTCGGCTATCAGACACGGGTCTATCGCTCGTCCCTCTACCAGCGGATCACCTCCCCGATCGCCGAGGCGGAACTGGGATGGAATCCCACCCGCCTGACGACGATGACGCTTTCGGTGCGTCACGGGATCGAGGACGGCGCCTTCGAGAACGTTGTCGGCTTCAGCTATACCTCCGCACAGATCGGTGTCCGTCACAATTACGGACGCAACCTGGTACTGAACGCGCAGGCCGGAATCGAGAAGGCGGATTATTCCGCAGCGTCGGGTGTGCTGAGAAACACGATCCTCGACCAGATCGCGTCCAACCAGACAGTCTATAATATTGGCGCGGGCGCCCAGTGGCTGCTGAACCGTCACCTGAGCGTAACGTTGAACTACAACTTTTCCAGCCAGAAGACAGTGGGATACAGGACATTTTCCGACCATACCGTCCTGCTCAGCGCGCATCTGGCGCTTTAG
- a CDS encoding acyltransferase family protein — protein MRRNHELDAIRGIAAFVVLLHHAWLAMPRPWHDMAEPSSLWLFLRPAFLLRYTPLGLLVDGPRCVGLFFVLSGYVLAISLSGPRAGGYGRFVVRRLCRIYLPFAAIILVSAMVWGLVPAAGDRVPEASDWLSQGQWSVVPAFAVLLGHLAMIGTPALQSLDPPMWSLVVEMRVSLIFPLLYLVMTRYRAIGIAGVAVLYLLSCGIMSARDEVVPLSFGTSLLLTLDYMPLFVVGILLHQGRERLWHVWRSMPVIHRCVAILSVVGAYIAFQRSMPATEAALMAWAPGIGAHVAIDVTKNIIWQLSVAGGSVAAIMIALHSQRASRWLDLRPFQWLGSISYSLYLVHMPVLMAMVHALHGHMPMPAILAVSIILSLAVATLGFHWIEQPAIALGRHLTRRTMSAPVAVVP, from the coding sequence TTGAGACGCAATCACGAACTTGATGCCATTCGTGGCATCGCGGCGTTCGTTGTCCTTCTGCATCATGCATGGCTGGCGATGCCGCGGCCGTGGCATGACATGGCCGAACCGTCATCGTTATGGCTGTTCCTGCGCCCGGCTTTCCTGCTGCGCTACACGCCGCTCGGCCTTCTTGTCGACGGGCCGCGCTGTGTGGGCCTGTTCTTCGTTCTCAGCGGCTATGTGCTGGCGATTTCGCTTTCCGGTCCCCGCGCGGGAGGTTATGGGCGCTTCGTGGTCCGCCGCCTCTGCCGCATCTACCTTCCTTTCGCCGCGATCATCCTGGTGTCGGCCATGGTCTGGGGGCTGGTCCCGGCGGCGGGGGACCGTGTGCCCGAAGCCAGTGACTGGCTGTCGCAGGGGCAATGGTCGGTGGTGCCTGCCTTTGCGGTGCTGTTGGGACACCTGGCCATGATCGGAACGCCGGCCCTGCAAAGCCTCGATCCACCGATGTGGTCCCTGGTGGTCGAAATGCGGGTCTCGTTGATTTTTCCGCTGCTCTACCTGGTCATGACGCGCTATCGGGCGATTGGTATCGCCGGGGTCGCAGTCCTGTATCTGCTGTCCTGCGGCATCATGTCGGCCCGGGACGAGGTCGTACCCCTGTCCTTCGGGACCAGCCTGCTGCTGACCCTGGACTATATGCCGCTGTTCGTCGTGGGTATTCTTCTACACCAGGGGCGTGAACGGCTTTGGCATGTCTGGCGGTCGATGCCGGTCATCCACCGCTGCGTCGCGATCCTCTCGGTCGTGGGGGCCTATATCGCCTTCCAGCGCAGCATGCCCGCGACGGAGGCGGCGTTGATGGCGTGGGCTCCCGGAATCGGGGCGCACGTTGCGATCGACGTGACGAAGAATATCATCTGGCAGTTGTCGGTCGCGGGCGGGTCGGTCGCCGCGATCATGATCGCCCTGCACAGCCAGCGCGCCAGCCGCTGGCTCGACCTGCGACCCTTCCAGTGGCTGGGCAGCATTTCCTACAGCCTCTATCTGGTGCATATGCCGGTGCTGATGGCCATGGTCCACGCGCTTCACGGCCATATGCCCATGCCGGCCATCCTGGCCGTGTCGATCATCCTGTCGCTGGCGGTGGCAACCCTCGGCTTCCACTGGATCGAACAGCCCGCGATCGCCCTGGGCCGTCATCTGACGCGCAGGACGATGTCGGCCCCCGTCGCCGTGGTACCGTGA
- a CDS encoding GumC family protein, with amino-acid sequence MPTDSQHVPPTQVFRILGRHRLAVVLVTVGMFAPAVAFIETMKPYYTATAMLMVGTRQASFRDLQATVSTPDIDAVGINTQVGVLRSSTIARAVTERLNLVDDPEFRKVLDTVPLKARIVLAVQKLFGIAPPPAPPMTPTARLQATALVLADKVNILNDGRSYIITITAKTDNPASSARIANAYADAYFESRRHMKVAATWRANALLDEQIVPLRERLRHAEQAVEAFREQNGLISARLEHMPGTPEADATTVADEQLMRMNQELVTAQAALEEKRARYSEVRTAERNGTVGNLPDVVSAPLIQQLQNQQAQLSSRVSSLSRSVLDGNPEMQAAQAAAAQVRRQIGAETARIADSIAKDVSGAQARVAALSHAVDSLQKQVTAENQANVTLRQLESEANAARVVYQDYLGRFAQTSTQAQLQEPEAELISRAEIPLGFSGPPRTQYLAIALLFSMLCGTGAALLADRIRKGIRSTSQLDSVPGLFTLGMVPVFNGALVRHYRSAAAGVSSAYVETIENIRSILCFGHSRFRAKVVLVTSARPGEGKTTFAVSLAANAGRDLQRALVIDCDSRNPSALGALGKTDQASDNSLPVSVATGRLARDVMPGVDILTMRPPGERNYAMVSPMELSRVLTQFSPHYDMIVLDTPPILAFPDAAVLAQQTDGIVMVVKWGLTGSMELTEAMRILHAYDARVLGSVLTQVPARGLESAEKRQLGIYRQYGLLTS; translated from the coding sequence ATGCCGACGGACAGTCAGCATGTTCCCCCCACGCAGGTATTCCGCATCCTTGGGCGCCATCGCCTGGCGGTCGTGCTGGTGACGGTGGGGATGTTCGCTCCGGCGGTGGCGTTCATCGAGACGATGAAACCCTATTACACCGCGACGGCGATGCTGATGGTGGGCACGCGGCAGGCGTCCTTCCGCGACCTGCAGGCCACGGTATCGACCCCCGACATCGATGCCGTCGGCATCAATACGCAGGTCGGCGTCCTGCGCAGTTCGACCATTGCCCGGGCGGTGACCGAACGCCTGAACCTGGTCGACGATCCGGAATTCCGCAAGGTCCTCGATACCGTGCCGCTCAAGGCCCGGATCGTCCTTGCCGTGCAGAAGCTGTTCGGCATCGCGCCGCCGCCCGCGCCCCCCATGACGCCGACGGCGCGGCTGCAGGCGACGGCGCTCGTGCTGGCCGACAAGGTCAATATCCTCAATGACGGCCGGTCCTATATCATCACGATCACGGCGAAGACCGACAATCCGGCATCCAGCGCCAGGATCGCGAATGCCTATGCGGACGCCTATTTCGAATCCCGGCGTCACATGAAGGTCGCTGCGACATGGCGGGCCAATGCCCTGCTGGATGAACAGATCGTCCCGTTGCGCGAAAGGCTGCGTCATGCGGAACAGGCCGTCGAGGCATTTCGCGAACAGAATGGCCTGATCTCGGCCCGCCTGGAACATATGCCCGGCACGCCGGAGGCCGATGCGACCACGGTCGCCGACGAGCAGTTGATGCGCATGAACCAGGAACTGGTCACCGCCCAGGCCGCGTTGGAGGAAAAGCGCGCACGCTATTCGGAAGTCCGGACCGCGGAACGCAACGGCACGGTGGGGAACCTGCCGGACGTGGTCTCGGCCCCGCTGATCCAGCAATTGCAGAACCAGCAGGCCCAGTTGAGCAGCCGCGTGTCCAGCCTCAGCCGCTCCGTCCTGGACGGCAATCCCGAGATGCAGGCCGCCCAGGCCGCCGCCGCCCAGGTGCGGCGCCAGATCGGCGCCGAGACGGCGCGGATCGCCGACAGCATCGCCAAGGATGTCAGCGGGGCGCAGGCGCGCGTCGCGGCGCTGAGCCACGCCGTGGACAGCCTGCAGAAGCAGGTGACCGCCGAAAACCAGGCCAATGTCACCCTGCGCCAGCTGGAAAGCGAGGCCAACGCCGCACGCGTCGTCTACCAGGATTATCTGGGCCGCTTTGCCCAGACCTCGACCCAGGCGCAGTTGCAGGAACCGGAAGCGGAACTGATTTCGCGCGCCGAGATCCCGCTGGGCTTTTCGGGGCCGCCGCGGACCCAGTACCTGGCCATCGCCCTGCTGTTCTCGATGCTGTGCGGGACCGGCGCGGCCCTGCTGGCGGATCGCATTCGCAAGGGAATCCGCAGCACGTCGCAACTGGATTCGGTCCCCGGCCTGTTCACGCTGGGCATGGTCCCGGTCTTCAACGGCGCTCTGGTGCGGCATTACCGGTCCGCTGCCGCAGGCGTCTCCTCGGCCTATGTCGAGACGATCGAGAACATCCGCAGCATCCTGTGCTTCGGTCACAGCCGCTTCCGCGCCAAGGTGGTCCTGGTCACCTCCGCCCGCCCCGGGGAAGGCAAGACGACCTTTGCCGTGTCCCTGGCCGCCAATGCGGGCCGCGACCTGCAACGCGCGCTGGTGATCGACTGCGATTCCCGCAACCCCTCGGCATTGGGCGCGCTGGGCAAGACGGACCAGGCCAGCGACAATTCCCTGCCGGTGAGCGTGGCCACGGGCAGGCTGGCGCGCGACGTGATGCCGGGGGTCGATATCCTGACCATGCGGCCGCCGGGCGAACGCAATTACGCCATGGTGTCGCCGATGGAACTGAGCCGCGTCCTGACGCAGTTTTCACCCCATTACGACATGATCGTCCTGGACACCCCCCCGATCCTGGCCTTCCCCGATGCCGCCGTCCTGGCCCAGCAGACCGACGGCATCGTCATGGTCGTCAAATGGGGGTTGACCGGGTCCATGGAACTGACCGAGGCGATGCGGATCCTGCATGCCTATGACGCCCGCGTGCTGGGCAGCGTCCTGACGCAGGTCCCGGCCCGGGGACTGGAAAGCGCCGAGAAGCGCCAGTTGGGGATCTATCGTCAGTACGGCCTGCTGACCTCCTGA
- a CDS encoding glycosyltransferase family 4 protein, translated as MQSALYVNSRFLTQPLSGVQRFATEITSAIGRVWSANDVSRPILLTPAAALIADGPGDLERQFVGRRQGQIWEQIDLPRRARDGVLLNLGNTAPIMGRRQLVVLHDAGIFSQPDAYSWRFRLWYRVLHNLLLRTRSRLVTVSEFSRGELARHLGVVAERFAVIPEGADHISRLAADHAVLARHGLATGRYVLVVGNLAPHKNLASLGVLARMLAARDIALVITGALNRSVFNGQDGITLPAPAHYIGRVSDTELCALYQNAACFVFPSRYEGFGLPAVEAMACGCPVVASSIPALREVCADAALYAHPDDPVAIASTVARVIDTPGLAQDMRMKGMARAAGFTWDKAARALLDLVHDREAA; from the coding sequence ATGCAGTCCGCGCTTTACGTCAACAGCCGCTTCCTGACCCAGCCCCTGAGCGGCGTGCAGCGCTTCGCGACCGAGATCACCAGCGCCATCGGCCGGGTCTGGAGCGCCAATGACGTCAGCCGCCCCATCCTGCTGACCCCGGCGGCGGCATTGATCGCGGACGGCCCCGGGGATCTGGAGCGCCAGTTCGTCGGACGCCGGCAGGGACAGATCTGGGAGCAGATCGACCTGCCGCGCCGGGCCCGGGACGGCGTGCTGCTGAACCTGGGCAACACGGCCCCCATCATGGGGCGGCGGCAACTGGTGGTCTTGCATGACGCAGGCATTTTCAGCCAGCCCGACGCCTATTCGTGGCGCTTCCGCCTGTGGTACCGCGTCCTGCACAACCTGCTGCTGCGTACGCGCTCGCGCCTGGTCACGGTGTCGGAATTTTCCCGCGGGGAACTGGCGCGCCACCTCGGCGTCGTGGCGGAGCGTTTCGCGGTGATCCCCGAAGGGGCAGATCATATCTCGCGCCTTGCCGCCGACCATGCGGTTCTGGCGCGGCACGGGCTTGCGACGGGACGCTATGTCCTGGTCGTCGGCAACCTGGCGCCGCACAAGAACCTGGCCAGCCTGGGCGTGCTGGCGCGCATGCTGGCCGCCCGCGACATCGCCTTGGTCATCACCGGCGCCCTGAACCGGTCCGTGTTCAACGGGCAGGACGGGATCACGCTGCCCGCGCCGGCCCATTATATCGGCCGCGTCAGCGACACGGAACTGTGCGCCCTGTACCAGAACGCCGCGTGCTTCGTCTTTCCGTCCCGATACGAGGGATTCGGCCTGCCGGCGGTCGAGGCCATGGCGTGCGGCTGCCCCGTGGTCGCGTCCTCGATCCCCGCCCTGCGCGAAGTCTGCGCCGATGCCGCGCTCTATGCCCATCCCGACGACCCCGTCGCGATCGCCAGTACCGTGGCCCGCGTGATCGACACACCGGGGTTGGCGCAGGACATGCGCATGAAGGGCATGGCACGCGCCGCCGGCTTTACCTGGGACAAGGCGGCGCGCGCGCTTCTGGACCTGGTGCATGACAGGGAAGCCGCATGA
- a CDS encoding glycosyltransferase yields MQPDPSVAPMLKVAVVHEWLEHFAGSERVVEQILKVFPQAEIFAIVDFMPPSERGMLGQRKVTTTFIQHLPFARKRFRNYIGLMPIAIEQLDLSGFDLVISSNHAVAKGVITGPDQIHICYVHSPMRYAWDMQAAYLKQSGLERGPKGLFARWLLHRLRNWDVRSANGVDVFIANSSYIQRRIRKVYRRSSVVIYPPVDVTRFRPVVQVRDAYVVVSRLVPYKRVDLVVEAFRRMPQRRLIVVGDGPERDQIVAVAAGAPNIEMRGKVGSEELLHLMQAARAFVFAAEEDFGIAMVEAQACGTPVIAFGRGGALDIVRGVGDAGGPTGLRVRPAGTRDAIR; encoded by the coding sequence ATGCAGCCCGATCCGTCCGTCGCACCGATGCTGAAGGTGGCCGTCGTTCATGAGTGGCTGGAACATTTCGCGGGGTCGGAACGTGTCGTCGAGCAGATCCTCAAGGTCTTTCCCCAGGCCGAGATCTTCGCGATCGTCGATTTCATGCCGCCGTCCGAACGCGGCATGCTGGGCCAGCGCAAAGTCACCACGACGTTCATCCAGCACCTGCCGTTCGCTCGCAAACGCTTCAGGAACTATATCGGCCTGATGCCGATCGCCATCGAACAGCTCGATCTTTCCGGGTTCGATCTCGTCATTTCCAGCAACCACGCCGTTGCCAAGGGGGTGATTACCGGCCCCGACCAGATCCATATCTGCTATGTCCATTCCCCGATGCGCTACGCATGGGACATGCAGGCCGCCTATCTGAAGCAAAGCGGGCTGGAGCGCGGGCCGAAGGGATTGTTCGCCCGCTGGCTGCTGCACCGGCTTCGCAACTGGGACGTGCGCTCGGCCAACGGCGTGGACGTGTTCATTGCCAATTCCAGCTATATCCAGCGGCGGATTCGCAAGGTCTATCGCCGGTCGTCCGTCGTCATCTATCCCCCCGTCGATGTCACGCGCTTCCGGCCCGTGGTCCAGGTCCGCGACGCCTATGTGGTTGTCTCGCGCCTCGTCCCGTACAAGCGCGTCGATCTCGTGGTCGAGGCATTCCGGCGCATGCCGCAGCGCCGGCTGATCGTCGTGGGGGATGGTCCCGAACGCGACCAGATCGTCGCCGTCGCGGCCGGTGCGCCCAATATCGAAATGCGGGGCAAGGTGGGAAGCGAGGAATTGCTGCACCTGATGCAGGCGGCACGCGCGTTCGTCTTCGCGGCGGAAGAGGATTTCGGCATCGCCATGGTCGAGGCCCAGGCCTGCGGCACGCCGGTGATCGCGTTCGGGCGCGGCGGCGCGCTGGACATCGTGCGGGGGGTGGGCGACGCCGGCGGCCCGACCGGGCTGCGTGTTCGACCAGCAGGGACGCGGGACGCCATTCGTTGA
- a CDS encoding polysaccharide biosynthesis/export family protein — translation MPTTSLTSRRSAVVLFGMATVLSGCAAGSSLDPVAAYDPNQYRLGVDDQIRVLTYGQDQLTSDFRVDSNGKVAFPLAGHLQAEGLTTSEFAAEISAALEKARMVRQPNVTVEVTAYRLVSILGEVARPGQYAYQPFMTMLTAVASAGGFTYRALEDRAYVVRQEGDHTVVGRLNPQDYVKPGDVLKIYERHF, via the coding sequence ATGCCGACGACCAGTCTCACCAGCCGTCGTTCCGCCGTGGTGCTTTTCGGCATGGCAACCGTTCTGAGCGGATGCGCCGCCGGATCGTCCCTCGATCCGGTGGCGGCATACGATCCCAACCAGTATCGCCTGGGGGTCGATGACCAGATCCGGGTTCTTACCTACGGTCAGGACCAGCTGACGTCCGATTTCCGGGTCGACAGCAACGGCAAGGTCGCATTCCCGCTGGCCGGCCACCTGCAGGCGGAAGGACTGACCACCTCCGAATTCGCGGCGGAAATTTCCGCCGCGCTGGAGAAGGCGCGCATGGTGCGGCAGCCGAACGTCACGGTCGAAGTGACGGCCTATCGCCTGGTCTCGATCCTGGGCGAGGTCGCACGGCCGGGCCAGTATGCGTATCAGCCTTTCATGACGATGCTGACGGCCGTCGCATCGGCCGGCGGATTCACCTATCGCGCGCTGGAAGACCGGGCCTACGTCGTCCGGCAGGAAGGCGACCATACGGTGGTGGGGCGCCTTAATCCACAGGACTACGTCAAGCCCGGGGACGTCCTGAAGATTTATGAACGCCACTTCTGA
- a CDS encoding glycosyltransferase family 4 protein gives MTDMQRPVRAFVQLSYGYGATNWHTRWKDGSLLGVNEEYAYGYQRAAEPSFSVTQSEDERERLPGRAIRYAVRLLLGFDFVHAWRNRSGIWNSDIVWTHTEAQSMAVLLLFRLYPWRRHPRIIAQSVWLLDRWAHESRKNRLIFRALLSRADVLTFHSPCNRAAAARLFPGTRTELVEFGIRADDMIVRPPRPARQTIRVLSLGNDRHRDWETLLRATAELPCRLTIATTDPAARRRIARYGHATLASLKNNADLLALYDQADLVVVPLGPNLHASGLTTIQEAITRGVPVITTDVGGLRHYFDHDAVTYVPPGDIAALAHAITDLAADTPRQAAMTANAQRRMRECLNSQTYAARHVALSYELLTLQPDAVHHPEPATQDRRATHHYAGAVP, from the coding sequence ATGACCGACATGCAGCGTCCCGTCAGGGCCTTTGTACAGCTCAGCTATGGATACGGGGCCACGAACTGGCATACGCGATGGAAGGATGGCAGCCTTCTGGGCGTCAACGAGGAATATGCCTACGGATATCAGCGCGCCGCCGAACCCAGCTTCAGCGTGACGCAGTCCGAGGACGAACGGGAACGCCTGCCCGGCCGTGCCATCCGCTATGCCGTACGCCTGCTGCTGGGGTTCGATTTCGTCCATGCCTGGCGCAACCGGTCCGGCATATGGAACAGCGATATCGTCTGGACCCATACCGAGGCCCAGTCCATGGCGGTCCTGCTGCTGTTCCGCCTGTACCCCTGGCGGCGGCACCCCCGGATCATCGCGCAGAGCGTCTGGCTGCTCGACCGATGGGCACATGAATCCCGGAAGAACCGGCTGATATTCCGTGCCCTGCTGTCCCGTGCGGATGTCCTGACGTTTCATTCGCCGTGCAACAGGGCGGCGGCGGCGCGGCTCTTCCCCGGCACGCGCACCGAACTGGTCGAGTTCGGCATCCGTGCCGACGACATGATCGTCCGGCCGCCGCGCCCGGCGCGGCAGACCATCAGGGTCCTGTCGTTGGGCAATGACCGCCATCGGGACTGGGAGACGCTGCTGCGGGCCACGGCGGAGCTGCCGTGCCGGTTGACGATCGCGACCACGGACCCGGCGGCGCGGCGGCGCATCGCCCGATACGGCCACGCGACATTGGCGTCCCTGAAAAACAATGCCGACCTGCTGGCCCTGTACGACCAGGCGGATCTGGTCGTCGTGCCGCTCGGTCCCAACCTGCATGCATCCGGCCTGACCACCATCCAGGAAGCCATCACGCGGGGCGTGCCGGTAATTACGACCGATGTCGGCGGACTGCGGCATTATTTCGACCATGACGCCGTCACCTATGTCCCGCCCGGCGACATCGCGGCCCTGGCGCACGCGATCACGGACCTGGCGGCCGACACGCCGCGCCAGGCCGCGATGACCGCCAATGCCCAGCGGCGGATGCGGGAATGCCTGAATTCGCAGACCTACGCCGCGCGGCACGTCGCCCTTTCGTACGAGCTTCTGACCCTGCAACCGGACGCCGTCCATCATCCCGAACCGGCGACGCAGGACAGGCGCGCCACCCATCATTATGCCGGAGCCGTACCATGA
- a CDS encoding exopolysaccharide biosynthesis polyprenyl glycosylphosphotransferase — protein sequence MDTQVSSIIIGVADAAGQVPESNILTLASGPTPALPSDLRRFRYFSATALMMGDALAFALALATVHLSSAFSASTSLLVPDGHLATEKSLWLSIFMMAGLVYYFSTKGHYRDRLPFWSEVPQIIAISVAAMTVAAGFGVLLGSLHDAARMTEQWVVFAALAISLRQIAKHTLHHFGLWQLPVLLVGDTETCNKTIEAFSSERLPGLRAVDCISSESLLRVAPSHLTRVLLTRYGAVRLVLAIDVNEAAGRAVISRVTRGRVPFSLVPQMADIPIDHSRLSYFSFDTMMLTFRSKLDLPFHRATKIAFDVAVASALLFLALPVFLILYGLVRMDGGPATFGHLRVGRNGQPFRCLKFRTMVPNAEEVLADLLARDAHAAAEWAATRKLTNDPRITAIGRLLRQTSLDELPQLLNVLRLDMSLVGPRPIVTAEADHYGDDMEYYHAIRPGITGLWQVSGRSDTSYPRRVQLDNWYVRNWSLWNDVVILARTVPAVLFRNGAR from the coding sequence ATGGATACACAGGTTTCCAGCATCATTATTGGCGTTGCTGACGCGGCCGGTCAGGTGCCGGAAAGCAATATCCTTACCCTGGCCAGCGGTCCGACGCCCGCGCTTCCGTCGGATCTTCGCCGTTTTCGTTACTTTTCCGCAACTGCCCTGATGATGGGCGATGCGCTGGCGTTCGCGCTTGCGCTCGCGACTGTTCACCTGTCCTCCGCCTTTTCGGCATCGACGTCGCTGCTGGTCCCCGACGGGCACCTGGCGACGGAAAAGAGCCTGTGGCTTTCGATCTTCATGATGGCGGGTCTGGTCTATTATTTTTCGACCAAGGGCCATTATCGCGACCGGCTGCCGTTCTGGAGCGAGGTCCCGCAGATCATCGCGATCTCGGTGGCCGCCATGACCGTGGCGGCCGGGTTCGGCGTCCTGCTCGGCTCGCTGCATGATGCCGCGCGGATGACGGAGCAATGGGTCGTCTTTGCCGCGCTGGCGATTTCCCTGCGCCAGATCGCCAAGCACACCTTGCATCATTTCGGGCTGTGGCAGCTTCCGGTTCTTCTGGTCGGCGACACCGAAACCTGCAACAAGACCATCGAGGCATTTTCCAGCGAGCGTCTGCCCGGTCTGCGGGCGGTCGACTGCATTTCCTCGGAATCCCTGCTGCGCGTGGCGCCTTCGCATCTGACCCGGGTACTTCTGACGCGGTACGGCGCGGTACGACTGGTCCTGGCCATCGATGTCAACGAAGCCGCCGGCCGCGCGGTCATTTCACGCGTGACGCGGGGCCGGGTGCCGTTTTCGCTGGTCCCGCAGATGGCCGACATACCCATCGACCATAGCCGTCTGTCCTATTTCAGCTTCGACACCATGATGCTGACATTTCGCAGCAAGCTGGACCTGCCGTTCCACCGCGCGACCAAAATCGCGTTCGACGTGGCGGTGGCGTCCGCGCTGCTGTTCCTGGCACTGCCCGTGTTCCTTATACTCTATGGGCTGGTGCGGATGGATGGCGGCCCGGCGACCTTCGGACATCTGCGCGTCGGACGAAATGGACAGCCCTTCCGCTGCCTGAAGTTCCGCACCATGGTGCCGAACGCGGAGGAGGTCCTGGCCGACCTGCTGGCCCGGGACGCCCATGCCGCCGCCGAATGGGCCGCGACGCGCAAGCTGACGAACGATCCGCGGATCACCGCGATCGGCCGCCTGCTGCGCCAGACCAGCCTGGATGAACTGCCGCAGCTTCTGAATGTGCTGCGCCTGGACATGAGCCTGGTCGGACCACGGCCGATCGTGACGGCCGAAGCAGATCATTACGGTGACGACATGGAGTACTACCATGCGATCCGCCCGGGCATCACCGGCCTGTGGCAGGTCAGCGGACGGAGCGACACGTCGTATCCGCGACGGGTGCAACTGGACAACTGGTATGTCCGTAACTGGAGCCTGTGGAACGACGTCGTGATCCTTGCCAGGACGGTGCCGGCCGTCCTGTTCCGGAACGGCGCCCGATAG